In Archangium violaceum, the following are encoded in one genomic region:
- a CDS encoding class I SAM-dependent methyltransferase, with protein MTARALLYDAFMTPLGWLGLDRARHRLVAGLSGHVLEVGTGTGLLLPSYPPSVSSTVAIDIDPDMLARARLRRPGVSLFQADVQQLPFPDGSFDAVVSCLVFCSVEQPARGLAEIHRVLRPGGQLRMLEHVRSPRPVLSRLQEGLDPLWCRLSGGCHLDRQTVPLVEASGFRIVQRARHLREAVEELVAVPV; from the coding sequence ATGACCGCCAGGGCCCTGCTCTACGACGCCTTCATGACTCCCCTCGGATGGCTCGGTCTCGACCGCGCCCGGCATCGGCTCGTCGCGGGGCTCTCCGGACACGTCCTCGAGGTGGGCACCGGCACCGGGCTCCTGCTCCCCTCCTACCCGCCCTCCGTCTCCTCCACCGTCGCCATCGACATCGACCCCGACATGCTCGCCCGCGCGCGCCTGCGCCGCCCCGGCGTCTCCCTCTTCCAGGCCGATGTCCAGCAACTCCCCTTCCCCGATGGCTCCTTCGATGCCGTCGTCTCCTGTCTCGTCTTCTGCAGCGTCGAGCAGCCCGCTCGCGGACTCGCGGAGATCCACCGCGTCCTCCGCCCCGGCGGCCAGCTCCGCATGCTCGAACACGTCCGCTCTCCCCGCCCCGTCCTCTCCCGTCTTCAGGAGGGGCTCGATCCTCTCTGGTGCCGGCTCTCCGGTGGATGCCATCTCGACCGGCAGACCGTTCCCCTCGTCGAGGCCTCCGGTTTTCGCATCGTCCAGCGGGCGCGCCACCTGCGCGAGGCCGTCGAGGAGCTCGTCGCCGTTCCCGTGTGA